In Lonchura striata isolate bLonStr1 chromosome 11, bLonStr1.mat, whole genome shotgun sequence, the following proteins share a genomic window:
- the LOC110476658 gene encoding transmembrane emp24 domain-containing protein 3 — MPGAVRTLCLAALLGALGAGGTELTLELPDSAQRCFHQELESGVKFTLDYQVISGGHYDVDCYVEDPNGKTIYQETKKQYDSFSHHTEVKGVYTFCFSNEFSTFSHKIVYFDFQVGDEPPILPDMNNRVTALTQLESACVTIHEMLKAVIDSQTHYRLREAQDRSRAEELNGRVSYWSVGETLILFVVSIGQVMLLKSFFTEKRPGSGGAGT, encoded by the exons ATGCCGGGCGCGGTGCGGACCCTGTGCCTGGCCGCGCTGCTGGGCGCGCTGGGAGCCGGCGGCACGGAGCTGACGCTGGAGCTGCCCGACAGCGCCCAGCGCTGCTTCCACCAGGAGCTGGAGAGCGGCGTCAAGTTCACCCTGGACTATCAG GTGATCAGCGGAGGGCACTACGATGTGGACTGCTACGTGGAGGACCCCAATGGCAAGACCATCTACCAGGAGACCAAGAAGCAGTACGACAGCTTCTCGCACCACACCGAGGTCAAGGGTGTCTACACCTTCTGCTTCAGCAACGAGTTCTCCACCTTCTCCCACAAAATTGTCTACTTCGACTTCCAGGTGGGCGACGAGCCGCCCATCCTGCCCGACATGAACAACCGCGTCACTGCCCTGACACAG CTGGAATCGGCCTGTGTCACCATCCACGAGATGCTGAAGGCGGTGATCGACTCCCAGACCCACTACCGGCTGCGGGAGGCGCAGGACCGGAGCCGAGCTGAGGAGCTCAACGGGCGCGTCTCGTACTGGTCAGTGGGGGAAACCCTCATCCTCTTCGTGGTCAGCATCGGGCAGGTGATGCTGCTCAAGAGCTTCTTCACCGAGAAGAGACCCGGCAGCGGCGGAGCCGGCACCTAg
- the LOC110476686 gene encoding uncharacterized protein LOC110476686: MAHGRTLPAAAPPRDRADLRAPSPGAPPDPLGYSSSSPAASPDSCGLASPAAARGPCRGHAAPRARGRKGLRGGGAAGVPRQSASEREKLRMRRLAQALLRLRHYLPPALAPAGQTLTKIETLRLATRYIAHLSALLGLGRGPPAPRHCPLCPRGLGCCRDSQPRAASPPGAAGWGSPPTAGIPPELHGAPGMGLETWGSPPYTPAAGTLPDALGGLNIGMETWGSPSYIPATGTPPELNKAVTSTASPWLTPPHSAGAGPPPELPGDVLDMGLVLSEFVGTGTVTQDLSADLLSLLEALFPAPARH, encoded by the exons atGGCCCACGGCCGCAcgctgcccgccgccgccccgccgcgggaCCGGGCCGACCTccgcgccccgagccccggcgcTCCCCCGGACCCGCTGGgctacagcagcagctcccccgccGCATCGCCCGACTCCTGCGGGCTCGCGTCGCCCGCCGCGGCGCGGGGGCCCTGCCGCGGGCACgccgccccccgggcccggggcaggaaggggctgcggggcggcggggcggcgggggtCCCGCGGCAGAGCGCCAGCGAGCGGGAGAAGCTGCGGATGCGGCGGCTGGCGCAGGCCCTGCTGCGGCTGCGGCACTACCTGCCGCCCGCGCTGGCGCCCGCCGGCCAGACCCTCACCAAGATCGAGACCCTGCGCCTCGCCACCCGCTACATCGCCCACCTCTCCGCCCTGCTGGGGCTCGGCCGCGGGCCGCCGGCCCCCCGGCACTGTCCCCTCTGCCCACGGGGCCTGGGCTGCTGCCGGGACTCGCAGCCCCGCGCCGCTTCGCCGCCCGGCGCTGCGGGCTGGGGGTCGCCTCCCACGGCGGGGATCCCCCCGGAGCTGCACGGGGCTCCCGGC ATGGGGTTAGAGACCTGGGGATCCCCCCCCTACACCCCTGCTGCAGGGACCCTCCCAGATGCGCTTGGGGGTCTGAACATCGGAATGGAGACCTGGGGGTCTCCCTCCTACATCCCTGCAACCGGGACCCCTCCAGAG CTGAACAAGGCTGTCACCTCCACTGCGTCCCCCTGGCTGACCCCTCCCCATtctgcaggggctgggccccccCCGGAGCTCCCTGGTGATGTCCTGGACATGGGCCTGGTGCTGTCAGAGTTcgtgggcacagggacagtcaCCCAG GATCTCTCTGCAGACCTGCTCTCGCTGCTGGAGGCTCTGTTCCCTGCACCGGCCCGGCACTGA
- the LOC110476685 gene encoding gonadotropin-releasing hormone II receptor, whose amino-acid sequence MPVWTPAARGHSGPRDSCRNKLPVGAWSRAGRAGSRAALSWMGRTVLFRAAGYVKDHSELPRAPTAQRLQLQQQGTGPTVLSVACPTQSPHLRAATAPLPVVAGRGHPDPGPAVGNSSAEPPGVTPPEWGCAWSPAEEKGEEPLRLPTFSPAAQVRVAVTFALFALSAGCNLAVLRAVGGRGSGRRPHIRLLLRHLAAADLLVTVAVMPLDAVWNITLQWRAGDLACRLLMYLRLLAMYASAFVTVVISLDRQAAILRPLAIARARARNRAMLHVAWVLSAGLAVPQLFLFHTITLRPPHNFTQCTTRGSFPRAWHETLYNMVGFACLFLLPLLIMVCCYTRILLEISRRMGSGLFSSQDASLRCSRNNIPRARLRMLRMSLVIVSSFILCWTPYYLLGLWHWFCPRAVEKRISPALTHILFIFGLFNACLDPITYGLFTIPLRGRWGCPCRHGPLAQPPSPATGSFRCSASSLPPQRGAQGVRRSRGAARDPSCHSSSL is encoded by the exons ATGCCCGTCTGGACCCCAGCAGCCCGGGGACACAGCGGCCCTCGGGACAGCTGCAGGAACAAGCTGCCCGTGGGAGCCTGGAGCCGTGCTGGCCGTGCCGGGAGCcgtgctgctctgagctggat GGGAAGGACCGTGCTGTTCCGAGCTGCTGGCTACGTCAAGGACCATTCAGAGCTGCCAAGGGCGCCCACGGCACagcggctgcagctgcagcagcag GGGACAGGACCCACCGTGCTGAGCGTGGCCTGCCCCACGCAGAGCCCCCACCTCAGGGCTGccactgcccctctccctgTTGTGGCAGGTAGGGGCCATCCAGACCCAGGCCCTGCAGTGGGAAACAGCAGCGCGGAGCCCCCCGGCGTGACGCCCCCCGAGTGGGGCTGCGCCTGGAGCCCCGCCGAGGAGAAGGGTGAGGAGCCCCTGCGGCTGCCCACCttctccccggccgcccaggtGCGCGTGGCCGTCACCTTCGCCCTCTTCGCCCTCTCGGCCGGCTGCAACCTGGCGGTGCTGCGGGCGGTGGGCGGCCGGGGCAGCGGCCGGCGCCCGCACATCCGCCTGCTGCTGCGGCACCTGGCCGCCGCCGACCTGCTGGTCACCGTGGCGGTGATGCCGCTGGACGCCGTCTGGAACATCACGCTGCAGTGGCGGGCGGGCGACCTGGCCTGCCGCCTGCTCATGTACCTGCGCCTGCTGGCCATGTACGCCTCTGCCTTCGTCACCGTGGTCATCAGCCTGGACCGGCAGGCCGCCATCCTGCGCCCGCTGGCCATCGCCCGCGCCCGCGCCCGCAACCGCGCCATGCTGCACGTGGCCTGGGTGCTGAGCGCGGGGCTGGCCGTGCCGCAG CTGTTCCTGTTCCACACCATCACCCTGCGCCCCCCGCACAACTTCACCCAGTGCACCACACGCGGCAGCTTTCCCCGGGCCTGGCACGAGACCCTCTACAACATGGTGGGCTTCGCCTGCctcttcctgctgcctctgctcatCATGGTCTGCTGCTACACCCGCATTCTGCTGGAGATCTCCCGCCGCATGGGCTCGGGCCTCT TCTCCTCGCAGGACGCGTCGCTGCGGTGCTCCAGGAACAACATCCCCCGGGCCCGGCTGCGGATGCTGCGGATGAGCCTGGTCATCGTCTCCTCCTTCATCCTCTGCTGGACTCCCTACTACCTGCTGGGGCTCTGGCACTGGTTCTGTCCCCGCGCCGTGGAGAAGAGGATCTCACCGGCCCTCACCCACATTCTCTTCATCTTTGGCCTCTTCAATGCGTGCCTGGACCCCATCACCTACGGGCTCTTCACCATCCCCCTCCGGGGGCGCTGGGGGTGCCCGTGCAGGCAcggccccctggcccagcccccctccccagccaccGGCTCCTTCCGCTGCTCGGCCTCCTCCCTGCCGCCCCAGCGGGGAGCCCAGGGCGTGCGGAGGTCCCGAGGGGCTGCCAGGGACCCCTCCTGtcacagcagctccctgtga
- the ANPEP gene encoding aminopeptidase N, protein MAGGFFISKTVGIVAIVLGLGAVATIIALSVVYAQEKNKGVSDVGTSTTASPGTGTTASLGTSTTASPGTGTTASLGTSTTASPGTNTTASPGTSTTTPAPNNPWNQWRLPATLKPEFYEVSLQPFLKPDANNMYIFKGNSSVVFMCEKATDLILIHSKKLNYTMQGSFHATLQAEGGGNAPAISRTWLETPTEYLVVQLGAPLQQGQRYRLSSSFTGELADDLAGFYRSEYTDESGSKQVVATTQMQAADARKAFPCFDEPAMKANFTVTLIYPSGYEAISNMPAKNTREQVIDGVTWNVTEFDTTPRMSTYLLAFIVSRFSHVERISNNTLIRIWGRPKAISEGQGDYALNVTGPILNFFEDHYNTSYPLPKSDQVGLPDFNAGAMENWGLVTYRENSLLFDAVYSSIGNKERVVTVIAHELAHQWFGNLVTLRWWNDLWLNEGFASYVEYLGANSAEPSWNIKDLMVLNELHAVMATDALASSHPLSFREEEINTPAQISEVFDSISYSKGASVLRMLSSFLSEEVFKKGLQSYLHTFSYSNTIYTDLWVHLQEAVKNNNVQLPDTISNIMDRWTLQMGFPVVTVDTRSGTVSQTHFLLDPTSSVDRPSVFNYTWIIPITWMTGTGSGNDIYWLTKVTDTATSFMVNSPNWLLLNLNVTGYFRVNYNQENWDQLLKQLDANHMVFPVINRAQIIDDAFNLARAKYVNVTLALNTTRFLSQETEYMPWQAALNSLQYFQQMFDRSEVFGAMSKYMHKQVTPLFNYYKNITNNWRDIPSGLMAQYNEVNAISTACSYGVTDCQNLAANYLQQWRNGSTNPVPPNLRSAIYCSMVATGGEDAWDFLWEKFKEAHVVSEADKLRTALSCSPHPWILNRYLQYTLDPTKIRKQDATSTINSIASNVVGQSLAWDFIRGNWRMLFTQYGGGSFSFSRLILSVTQRFSSEFELQQLEQFKKDNQDIGFGSGTRALEQALERTRANIIWVKENQATVLDWFENEIKSR, encoded by the exons ATGGCAGGCGGCTTCTTCATCAGCAAGACCGTGGGCATCGTGGCCAttgtgctgggcctgggggctgTGGCCACCATCATTGCACTCTCGGTGGTGTACGCCCAGGAAAAGAACAAGGGGGTATCAGATGTGGGCACCAGCACCACGGCCAGCCCGGGCACTGGCACCACGGCCAGCCTGGGCACCAGCACCACGGCCAGCCCGGGCACTGGCACCACGGCCAGCCTGGGCACCAGCACCACGGCCAGCCCGGGCACCAACACCACGGCCAGCCCGGGCACCAGCACCACCACCCCTGCACCCAACAATCCCTGGAACCAGTGGAGGTTGCCAGCCACGCTGAAGCCGGAGTTCTACGAGGTAtccctgcagcccttcctgAAGCCAGATGCCAACAACATGTACATCTTCAAGGGCAACAGCAGTGTGGTCTTCATGTGTGAGAAGGCCACCGACCTCATCCTCATCCACAGCAAGAAGCTGAACTACACCATGCAGGGCTCCTTCCATGCCACCTTGCAGGCAGAGGGTGGTGGCAATGCCCCTGCCATCTCCCGCACCTGGCTGGAGACTCCCACCGAGTACCTGGTGGTGCAGCTGGGCGCTCctctgcagcagggccagcGGTACCGGCTGTCCAGCAGCTTCACCGGGGAGCTGGCCGATGACCTGGCTGGCTTCTACCGCAGCGAGTACACGGACGAGTCAGGCAGCAA GCAGGTGGTGGCCACCACGCAGATGCAGGCGGCTGACGCACGCAAAGCTTTCCCCTGCTTCGACGAGCCGGCCATGAAAGCCAACTTCACAGTGACGCTGATCTACCCGTCTGGCTATGAGGCCATTTCCAACATGCCTGCCAAAA ACACCAGGGAGCAGGTGATTGATGGAGTGACCTGGAACGTCACTGAGTTTGACACCACTCCCCGGATGTCCACGTACCTGCTGGCCTTCATTGTCAGCCGGTTCAGCCACGTGGAGAGAATATCAAACAACACACTG ATCCGCATTTGGGGCCGCCCCAAAGCCATCAGCGAGGGCCAGGGCGACTACGCACTCAATGTCACTGGTCCCATCCTCAACTTCTTTGAGGATCATTACAACACGTCCTACCCGCTCCCCAAGTCTg ACCAGGTCGGCCTCCCCGATTTCAATGCGGGCGCGATGGAGAACTGGGGGCTGGTGACCTACCGGGAGAACTCGCTGCTCTTCGATGCTGTGTACTCCTCCATTGGCAACAAGGAGCGGGTGGTGACCGTCATCGCCCACGAGCTGGCACACCAG TGGTTTGGGAATTTAGTGACGCTGCGGTGGTGGAACGACCTGTGGCTGAACGAGGGCTTCGCCTCGTACGTGGAGTACCTGGGTGCCAACTCTGCTGAGCCCTCCTGGAACATT AAAGACCTGATGGTGCTGAACGAGCTGCATGCCGTGATGGCAACGGACGCCCTGGCCAGCTCCCACCCGCTCTCCTTCCGCGAGGAGGAGATCAACACCCCGGCCCAGATCAGCGAAGTCTTCGACAGCATCTCCTACAGCAAG ggagcaTCGGTGCTGCGCATGCTCTCAAGCTTCCTTAGCGAGGAGGTCTTCAAGAAGGGGCTGCAG TCCTACCTCCACACCTTCTCCTACAGCAACACCATCTACACTGACCTCTGGGTCCATCTGCAAGAG GCGGTGAAGAACAACAACGTCCAACTGCCTGACACTATCAGCAACATCATGGACCGCTGGACGCTGCAGATGGGCTTCCCTGTGGTCACTGTTGACACCCGCAGCGGCACCGTCAGCCAGACCCATTTTCTGCTGGATCCCACATCTTCTGTGGACAGACCCTCTGTCTTCAA CTACACCTGGATCATCCCCATCACCTGGATGACAGGCACTGGCTCCGGGAACGACATCTACTGGCTGACCAAAGTCACAG ACACCGCCACCAGCTTCATGGTCAACAGCCCCAACTGGCTCCTGCTGAACCTCAATGTCACCGGGTACTTCCGTGTCAATTACAACCAGGAGAACTGGGACCAGCTCCTCAAGCAGCTTGATGCTAACCACATG GTCTTCCCTGTGATCAACCGTGCCCAGATCATTGACGACGCCTTTAACCTGGCCAG GGCCAAGTACGTCAACGTGACCTTGGCTCTGAACACGACACGGTTCCTGAGCCAGGAGACGGAATACATGCCCTGGCAGGCAGCGCTCAACAGCCTCCAGTACTTCCAGCAGATGTTTGACCGCAGCGAGGTCTTCGGGGCCATGTCG AAATACATGCACAAGCAGGTGACCCCACTCTTCAACTACTACAAGAACATCACCAATAACTGGAGGGATATCCCCAGCGGCCTGATGGCCCA GTACAACGAGGTCAATGCCATCAGCACCGCCTGCTCCTACGGTGTCACTGATTGCCAGAATTTGGCCGCCAACTACTTGCAACAGTGGAGGAATGGCTCCACCAACCC GGTCCCCCCGAACCTGCGCTCAGCCATCTACTGCAGCATGGTGGCCACAGGCGGGGAGGATGCCTGGGACTTCCTCTGGGAGAAGTTCAAGGAGGCCCACGTGGTGTCTGAGGCTGACAAGCTCCGCAcagccctctcctgcagcccccacccCTGGATCCTCAACCG GTACCTGCAGTACACGCTCGACCCCACAAAGATCCGGAAGCAGGATGCCACCTCTACGATCAACAGCATTGCCAGCAACGTTGTGGGGCAGTCCCTGGCCTGGGACTTCATCCGTGGCAACTGGAGGATGCTCTTCACCCA GTATGGGGgcggctccttctccttctcccgGCTGATTTTATCGGTGACCCAGCGCTTCTCCTCAGAGTTTGAGCTGCAACAG ctggagcagttcaAGAAGGACAACCAGGACATCGGGTTTGGGTCGGGGACACGGGCGCTGGAGCAGGCGCTGGAGCGGACCCGCGCTAACATCATCTGGGTGAAGGAGAACCAGGCCACGGTGCTGGACTGGTTTGAGAACGAGATCAAGAGCAGATAA
- the AP3S2 gene encoding AP-3 complex subunit sigma-2, producing MINAILVFNNHGKPRLVRFYQHLAEEVQQQIIRDTFHLVLKRDDHICNFLECGSLFGGSDYKLIYRHYATLYFVFCVDSSESELGILDLIQVFVETLDKCFENVCELDLIFHMDKVHHILQEMVIGGMVLETNMNEIVAQVEAQGKLEKAEGGLSAAPSRAVSAVKNINLPEIPRNINIGDINIKVPNLSQFM from the exons ATGATCAACGCCATCCTCGTCTTCAACAACCACGGGAAGCCGCGGCTCGTCCGCTTCTACCAGCACCTG GCAGAAGAGGTGCAGCAGCAGATCATCCGCGACACCTTCCACCTGGTGCTGAAGCGCGATGACCACATCTGCAACTTCCTGGAGTGCGGCAG CTTGTTTGGCGGCTCGGACTACAAGCTGATCTACCGCCACTACGCCACGCTGTACTTCGTGTTCTGCGTGGACTCCTCGGAGAGCGAGCTGGGCATCCTGGACCTCATCCAG GTGTTCGTGGAGACGCTGGACAAGTGCTTTGAGAATGTCTGTGAGCTGGACCTCATCTTCCACATGGACAAg GTCCACCACATCCTGCAGGAGATGGTGATCGGCGGGATGGTGCTGGAGACCAACATGAACGAGATTGTGGCGCAGGTGGAGGCCCAGGGCAAGCTGGAGAAGGCAGAG ggaggcctctcagctgctccttcccgCGCCGTGTCGGCTGTGAAGAACATCAACCTGCCCGAGATCCCCCGCAACATCAACATCGGGGACATCAACATCAAAGTGCCCAACCTGTCGCAGTTCATGTGA